In Micromonospora purpureochromogenes, a single window of DNA contains:
- a CDS encoding glycosyltransferase, producing MRIAMISEHASPLAVLGEEDAGGQNTHVAELAAALVGEGHDVRVYTRRDSVDLPDVVDAAAGYQVRHVPAGPAQRVPKDELLPYMGEFGRWMAEQWGEQGWRPDVAHAHFWMSGLATLHAGRRTNTPVVLTYHALGSVKRRHQGARDTSPPGRVGYERALGRAADRVIVQCQDEIGELVRLGVPRSRMALVPSGVNEEMFRPEGPVAPRDPARPRILTVGRMVERKGFQDVIRALPAVPEAECVVVGGPAAELLPADSFARRLGALAESCGVADRVKLVGAVPREEMGAWYRSADVLVAAPWYEPFGLTPLEGMACGVPVIGTNVGGIADTVVDGLTGDLVPPRDPRALGTAIRRLLADRVRRFAYATAALDRIRSRYSWKRCAEQLSAVYTTVSTVSRVAPAVA from the coding sequence ATGCGCATCGCGATGATCTCGGAGCACGCCAGCCCGCTCGCCGTCCTCGGCGAGGAGGACGCGGGCGGACAGAACACGCACGTCGCCGAACTGGCGGCGGCGCTGGTCGGCGAGGGTCACGACGTGCGCGTCTACACCCGCCGGGACTCGGTCGACCTGCCCGACGTGGTCGACGCCGCCGCCGGCTACCAGGTGCGCCACGTGCCCGCCGGGCCGGCGCAGCGGGTGCCCAAGGACGAGCTGCTGCCGTACATGGGCGAGTTCGGGCGGTGGATGGCCGAACAGTGGGGCGAACAGGGCTGGCGGCCGGACGTGGCGCACGCCCACTTCTGGATGAGCGGCCTGGCCACCCTGCACGCCGGCCGGCGCACCAACACGCCGGTGGTGCTGACGTACCACGCGCTGGGCTCGGTGAAGCGCCGCCACCAGGGGGCCCGGGACACCAGTCCACCGGGTCGGGTCGGCTACGAACGGGCGCTGGGCCGGGCCGCCGACCGGGTGATCGTCCAGTGCCAGGACGAGATCGGCGAGCTGGTCCGGCTCGGCGTGCCGCGGTCGAGGATGGCGCTGGTCCCGTCCGGGGTCAACGAGGAGATGTTCCGTCCGGAGGGGCCGGTCGCGCCCCGCGACCCGGCCCGCCCGCGCATCCTCACCGTCGGCCGGATGGTGGAGCGCAAGGGCTTCCAGGACGTCATCCGGGCGCTGCCGGCGGTGCCGGAGGCCGAGTGCGTGGTGGTCGGCGGCCCGGCGGCCGAGCTGCTGCCCGCCGACAGCTTCGCCCGCCGACTGGGCGCGCTCGCCGAGTCCTGCGGGGTCGCCGACCGGGTCAAGCTGGTCGGCGCGGTCCCGCGTGAGGAGATGGGCGCCTGGTACCGCTCCGCCGACGTCCTCGTGGCCGCCCCCTGGTACGAGCCGTTCGGGCTCACCCCGCTGGAGGGGATGGCCTGCGGCGTGCCGGTGATCGGCACGAACGTGGGCGGCATCGCCGACACCGTGGTCGACGGGCTGACCGGTGACCTGGTGCCGCCGCGCGACCCGCGCGCGCTGGGCACCGCGATCCGCCGGCTGCTCGCCGACCGGGTGCGGCGGTTCGCGTACGCCACGGCGGCGCTGGACCGCATCCGCAGCCGGTACTCCTGGAAGCGCTGCGCCGAGCAGCTGAGCGCGGTCTACACCACGGTCAGCACGGTCAGTCGAGTCGCCCCGGCGGTGGCCTGA
- a CDS encoding SGNH/GDSL hydrolase family protein — MVRFRRTALAASLTVATAALSAAVGLPAPAAAALPTAAVALGDSFISGEGAGAYSPVVDVTGVTQSFPGWSAPNSNAYFCHRSPNASLHQADLPGIQARFNLACSGGQPYDIAAASATRAKGRQVAAQLDQLRAVGQSHDIDLVLIGLGSNNSSFTFGSVAEKCANRFIADAWTGWWEFWAYLGGPVEQEPCDDADLATAAQFGAATAETTAAVRQILTTLDQIDADGQHRIVFQDYTNPLPPELAQVYWSEDDRDDTRDKFRALGAERYAAGCPIHRASLAPGHRFSQGLGTLVNSVRTTLAAEFPAADLVYLNVQRAFDGARLCEQAGSPTGTLATPIRLQDGPSGVFVTSLSGYDKLDIQRIANTCGTYFQTCQESWHPNAAGHKVLGRCLTGAAATASRAVSCVRAPDGAVSVG, encoded by the coding sequence ATGGTCAGGTTCCGTCGTACCGCTCTCGCCGCTTCGCTCACCGTCGCCACGGCCGCGCTCTCGGCCGCCGTCGGCCTGCCCGCTCCCGCCGCCGCGGCGCTGCCCACCGCCGCCGTGGCGCTGGGCGACAGCTTCATCAGCGGCGAGGGCGCCGGGGCGTACTCGCCGGTGGTCGACGTCACCGGCGTGACCCAGTCCTTCCCGGGCTGGTCGGCGCCGAACAGCAACGCCTACTTCTGCCACCGCTCACCCAACGCCTCGCTGCACCAGGCGGACCTGCCGGGCATCCAGGCCCGGTTCAACCTCGCCTGCTCCGGCGGCCAGCCGTACGACATCGCCGCCGCGTCCGCCACCCGGGCCAAGGGCCGGCAGGTCGCCGCGCAGCTCGACCAGCTCCGCGCGGTCGGGCAGAGCCACGACATCGACCTGGTGCTGATCGGGCTCGGCTCGAACAACAGCTCGTTCACCTTCGGCAGCGTCGCCGAGAAGTGCGCCAACCGGTTCATCGCCGACGCCTGGACCGGCTGGTGGGAGTTCTGGGCGTACCTGGGCGGGCCGGTCGAGCAGGAGCCCTGCGACGACGCCGACCTGGCCACCGCCGCGCAGTTCGGCGCCGCGACCGCGGAGACCACCGCGGCCGTCCGCCAGATCCTCACCACCCTCGACCAGATCGACGCCGACGGCCAGCACCGGATCGTGTTCCAGGACTACACCAACCCGCTGCCGCCGGAGCTGGCCCAGGTCTACTGGAGCGAGGACGACCGGGACGACACCCGGGACAAGTTCCGCGCGCTCGGCGCCGAGCGGTACGCCGCCGGCTGCCCGATCCACCGGGCCAGCCTCGCCCCCGGCCACCGCTTCTCCCAGGGGCTCGGCACGCTGGTCAACTCGGTACGCACCACCCTGGCCGCCGAGTTCCCCGCCGCCGACCTGGTCTACCTCAACGTGCAGCGCGCCTTCGACGGCGCCCGGCTCTGCGAGCAGGCGGGCAGCCCCACCGGCACGCTCGCCACCCCGATCCGCCTCCAGGACGGCCCGTCCGGCGTGTTCGTCACCAGCCTCTCCGGCTACGACAAGCTGGACATCCAGCGGATCGCCAACACCTGCGGGACGTACTTCCAGACCTGCCAGGAGTCCTGGCACCCGAACGCCGCCGGGCACAAGGTGCTCGGCCGGTGCCTGACCGGCGCCGCAGCGACCGCCTCCCGGGCGGTCTCCTGCGTACGCGCGCCCGACGGCGCCGTCAGCGTCGGTTGA
- a CDS encoding class I SAM-dependent methyltransferase — protein MSNSRVSHPLFARLFARASVALDRAGAAEHRRRLVAGLHGRVVEVGAGNGRMFAHYPPEVDAVLAVEPEPWLRAAARSAADHAPVPVTVTDGLAEALPVADASVDAVVLSLVLCSVPDQAVALREAYRVLRPGGWLRFYEHVAAGTPGLRRTQRVVDATCWPLLCGGCHTGRDTVSAIVAAGFSVVRLDRFRFPPGRLPAPASPHVLGAAIRP, from the coding sequence ATGTCCAACTCCCGGGTGTCCCACCCGCTGTTCGCCCGGTTGTTCGCGCGGGCGAGCGTGGCCCTGGACCGGGCCGGCGCGGCCGAGCACCGGCGTCGACTGGTCGCCGGCCTGCACGGGCGGGTCGTCGAGGTGGGCGCCGGCAACGGCCGGATGTTCGCGCACTACCCGCCCGAGGTGGACGCCGTGCTCGCGGTGGAGCCCGAGCCCTGGCTGCGCGCCGCCGCCCGCAGCGCCGCCGACCACGCGCCGGTGCCGGTCACGGTCACCGACGGGCTGGCCGAGGCGCTGCCGGTCGCCGACGCCAGCGTCGACGCCGTGGTGCTGTCGCTGGTGCTCTGCTCGGTCCCCGACCAGGCCGTCGCGCTGCGGGAGGCGTACCGGGTGCTGCGTCCCGGCGGGTGGCTGCGCTTCTACGAGCACGTCGCCGCGGGTACCCCCGGGCTGCGCCGGACGCAGCGGGTGGTCGACGCGACCTGCTGGCCGCTGCTCTGCGGCGGCTGCCACACCGGGCGGGACACGGTGTCGGCGATCGTCGCGGCGGGCTTCAGCGTGGTCCGGCTGGACCGGTTCCGCTTCCCGCCCGGACGGTTGCCCGCGCCGGCGTCGCCGCACGTGCTCGGCGCCGCGATCCGGCCCTGA
- a CDS encoding glycosyltransferase family 2 protein, translating to MISIVVPTLGRPSLGTLLDALGPQLAELSDVEILLVDDRRDAAGELTVPGALSAYAKVVTGPGAGPAAARNVGWRAARRPWVVFLDDDVVPAPDWARRLLADLAVGDRVGGVQGAVAVPLPGDRRPTDWERSTAGLAEGEWITADMAYRRAALAAVDGFDERFPRAYREDAELAHRVRRAGWDLVRGRRVVTHPVRPEDRWVSLRVQRGNADDALLRRLYGPHWRAELGLPPGRRPRHVAVTAAGALAVTAATLRTVLPRDGAPRRVLGAVAAAGALGWVAGSAEFAAVRIAPGPRTREEVSTMLLTSALIPPVAVAHWVRGWWRHRLSGADGDLAGAQS from the coding sequence ATGATCAGCATCGTGGTGCCGACGCTCGGCCGGCCAAGCCTCGGCACGTTGCTCGACGCCCTCGGCCCGCAGCTCGCCGAACTGTCCGACGTGGAGATCCTGCTGGTCGACGACCGGCGCGACGCCGCCGGCGAGCTGACGGTGCCGGGGGCGCTGTCCGCGTACGCGAAGGTGGTGACCGGTCCCGGCGCGGGCCCGGCGGCGGCGCGCAACGTCGGCTGGCGGGCGGCCCGCCGGCCCTGGGTGGTCTTCCTCGACGACGACGTGGTGCCGGCACCGGACTGGGCCCGGCGGCTGCTCGCCGACCTGGCGGTCGGCGACCGGGTCGGCGGGGTGCAGGGGGCGGTGGCGGTGCCGCTGCCCGGCGACCGGCGCCCCACCGACTGGGAGCGGAGCACCGCCGGCCTGGCCGAGGGCGAGTGGATCACGGCGGACATGGCGTACCGGCGGGCCGCGCTGGCGGCGGTCGACGGCTTCGACGAACGCTTCCCCCGGGCCTACCGGGAGGACGCCGAGCTGGCCCACCGGGTCCGCCGCGCCGGCTGGGACCTGGTCCGCGGCCGGCGGGTGGTCACCCACCCGGTGCGGCCGGAGGACCGCTGGGTCAGCCTGCGGGTGCAGCGCGGCAACGCCGACGACGCGCTGCTGCGCCGGCTCTACGGCCCGCACTGGCGCGCCGAGCTGGGGTTGCCGCCCGGCCGGCGGCCCCGGCACGTCGCGGTCACCGCCGCCGGGGCGCTGGCGGTGACCGCCGCCACACTGCGGACCGTGCTGCCCCGCGACGGCGCGCCGCGCCGGGTGCTCGGCGCGGTCGCCGCCGCCGGCGCGCTGGGCTGGGTGGCGGGCAGCGCCGAGTTCGCCGCGGTGCGGATCGCGCCCGGGCCGCGCACCCGCGAGGAGGTGTCGACCATGCTGCTGACCAGCGCGCTCATCCCGCCGGTCGCCGTCGCCCACTGGGTACGCGGCTGGTGGCGGCACCGACTCTCCGGTGCGGACGGTGACCTTGCCGGAGCGCAGAGTTGA
- a CDS encoding globin domain-containing protein: protein MLSESSKAVVIATLPVVRAHGEEITGRFYPRMFAAHPELLNLFNRGNQATGQQKAALAASVVAYAEHLTGAGGPAWDAILDRIAHKHASLGITPEQYTIVGRHLMAAIGEVLGAAVTPEVAAAWDEVYWLMACELIAREARLYTTAGVAGGGAVWRDWRVTGVVPEATDVISLTLVPADGGPVPGFVPGQYVSVAVDLDGGLGQQIRQYSLSGRPGADHWRITVKRVRGVGGAPDGLVSTVLHERTAPGDTLRLSPPFGEVSAVAGDGPLLLVSAGIGLTPAMSALEHLAATAPERPVVLVHADRDGAAHAHRDELPRLHARLPNLRLKLWYERTTDGDDPVALTAEVASGRVDPELIPLSPDAHVHLCGPLPFMNEVRGGLLRRGVPVERIAYEVFGPGMLRGGV, encoded by the coding sequence GTGCTCTCGGAATCGTCCAAGGCCGTGGTGATCGCGACCCTGCCCGTCGTACGGGCACACGGGGAGGAGATCACCGGCCGGTTCTACCCGCGGATGTTCGCCGCCCACCCGGAGCTGCTCAACCTGTTCAACCGGGGCAACCAGGCGACCGGCCAGCAGAAGGCCGCGCTGGCCGCCTCCGTCGTCGCGTACGCCGAGCACCTGACGGGCGCCGGTGGGCCGGCGTGGGACGCGATCCTGGACCGGATCGCGCACAAGCACGCCTCGCTCGGCATCACCCCCGAGCAGTACACCATCGTCGGCCGGCACCTGATGGCCGCCATCGGCGAGGTGCTGGGCGCCGCCGTCACGCCGGAGGTCGCGGCGGCCTGGGACGAGGTGTACTGGCTGATGGCCTGCGAACTCATCGCCCGGGAGGCCCGCCTCTACACGACGGCCGGCGTGGCCGGGGGCGGCGCGGTCTGGCGCGACTGGCGGGTCACCGGGGTGGTGCCGGAGGCCACCGACGTCATCTCGCTGACCCTCGTGCCGGCCGACGGCGGCCCGGTCCCCGGCTTCGTCCCCGGGCAGTACGTCTCGGTCGCCGTCGACCTCGACGGCGGGCTGGGCCAGCAGATCCGGCAGTACAGCCTCTCCGGCCGTCCCGGCGCCGACCACTGGCGGATCACGGTCAAGCGGGTACGCGGCGTCGGCGGCGCGCCGGACGGCCTGGTCTCCACCGTCCTGCACGAGCGGACCGCGCCCGGCGACACGCTCCGGCTCAGCCCGCCCTTCGGCGAGGTCAGCGCGGTGGCCGGCGACGGGCCGCTGCTGCTGGTCAGCGCCGGCATCGGGCTCACTCCGGCGATGTCCGCGCTGGAGCACCTGGCGGCCACCGCGCCCGAGCGGCCGGTGGTGCTGGTGCACGCCGACCGGGACGGGGCCGCGCACGCACACCGGGACGAACTGCCCCGGCTGCACGCCCGGCTGCCCAACCTGCGGCTCAAGCTCTGGTACGAGCGGACCACCGACGGCGACGACCCGGTGGCGCTGACCGCCGAGGTGGCCAGCGGCCGGGTCGACCCCGAGCTGATCCCGCTCTCCCCCGACGCGCACGTGCACCTCTGCGGGCCACTGCCGTTCATGAACGAGGTCCGGGGCGGGCTGCTGCGCCGGGGCGTACCGGTGGAGCGGATCGCGTACGAGGTGTTCGGGCCGGGGATGCTGCGCGGCGGCGTCTGA
- a CDS encoding RrF2 family transcriptional regulator has translation MKLNRSTDMALRIAMLTAPASARTTVDELAERLDLPRSHVAKVVQRLQRLGVLVTIRGRSGGVAFAEGAEELTVGQVVRAFEGEGEVVACEESGCTLRADCRLRVQLRRAQAAFLAVLDDVRLGDLAGSPAAPVLLTLSARPRTP, from the coding sequence GTGAAGCTCAACCGGTCCACCGACATGGCGCTGCGGATCGCCATGCTGACCGCGCCGGCGTCGGCCCGTACCACCGTCGACGAACTGGCCGAGCGGCTGGACCTGCCCCGCAGCCACGTCGCCAAGGTGGTGCAGCGGCTGCAACGGCTCGGTGTGCTGGTCACCATCCGGGGGCGCTCCGGCGGCGTGGCCTTCGCCGAGGGTGCGGAGGAGTTGACCGTCGGCCAGGTCGTACGGGCCTTCGAGGGCGAGGGTGAGGTCGTCGCCTGCGAGGAGTCCGGCTGCACGCTGCGGGCCGACTGCCGGCTCCGCGTCCAGCTGCGCCGCGCCCAGGCCGCCTTCCTCGCCGTCCTCGACGACGTCCGCCTCGGCGACCTCGCCGGCAGCCCCGCCGCCCCCGTCCTGCTCACGCTCAGCGCACGCCCGCGTACCCCCTGA
- a CDS encoding carbamoyltransferase family protein, translated as MRVLGINAIFHDPAAALVVDGQVVAAAEEERFSRRKHGKRPVPFSAWELPELSAAWCLSSAGVDVDSLDAVAYSFDPGLCRDAADLGLADPWDWLRVDYARRAPQFLAAALPGLDPEKVRFVPHHVAHAASAGLAAPPAGDDTAVLVLDGRGEVASHLAGVYRDGELSPLYSQELPHSLGLLYEDLTRHLGFLHSSDEYKVMALASYGRPKHLGLLRELVRVTDPGGFHVDRIDWASLAKAAEPGGELTEDHADLAASVQARLEEVILDLARWLYDASGGASTLAMAGGVALNCVANARLAAEGPYRDVWVQPAAGDSGTALGAALHVAGALGDRATPMSGADLGRGWSDEELEAELRRAALPYFRPDSIAAEAARVLADNGIVAWYQGRSEYGPRALGHRSLLAHPGDPATTARMNDVKGREQFRPIAPMVRAERFADIFDGVFPSRYMLFVHRVKPEWRDRIPAVTHVDGTARVQTVHTDTEPLVAELLAEFERLTGLPVVVNTSLNTAGRPMVDTPREAMELFGSAPVELLALGPFAVRRGALGGGR; from the coding sequence ATGCGCGTCCTCGGTATCAATGCGATCTTCCACGATCCGGCCGCCGCCCTGGTGGTCGACGGACAGGTGGTGGCCGCCGCCGAAGAGGAACGGTTCAGCCGCCGCAAGCACGGCAAGCGACCGGTCCCGTTCTCCGCCTGGGAACTGCCCGAACTCTCCGCGGCCTGGTGCCTGTCCAGCGCCGGCGTCGACGTCGACAGCCTCGACGCGGTGGCCTACTCCTTCGACCCCGGCCTGTGCCGCGACGCCGCCGACCTCGGCCTGGCCGACCCGTGGGACTGGCTGCGCGTCGACTACGCCCGGCGGGCCCCGCAGTTCCTCGCCGCCGCCCTGCCCGGCCTCGACCCGGAGAAGGTACGGTTCGTCCCGCACCACGTGGCCCACGCCGCCTCGGCCGGGCTGGCCGCCCCGCCGGCCGGCGACGACACCGCCGTCCTGGTGCTCGACGGCCGGGGCGAGGTGGCCAGCCACCTGGCCGGCGTCTACCGCGACGGCGAACTGAGCCCGCTGTACTCGCAGGAGCTGCCGCACTCGCTCGGCCTGCTCTACGAGGACCTCACCCGCCACCTCGGCTTCCTGCACTCCAGCGACGAGTACAAGGTGATGGCGCTGGCCTCGTACGGCCGGCCGAAGCACCTCGGGCTGCTGCGCGAGCTGGTACGGGTCACCGACCCCGGCGGCTTCCACGTGGACCGGATCGACTGGGCGAGCCTGGCCAAGGCCGCCGAGCCGGGCGGCGAGCTGACCGAGGACCACGCCGACCTGGCCGCCAGCGTGCAGGCCCGGCTGGAGGAGGTCATCCTCGACCTGGCCCGCTGGCTGTACGACGCCTCCGGCGGCGCCTCGACCCTGGCGATGGCCGGCGGGGTGGCGCTGAACTGCGTCGCGAACGCCCGGCTCGCGGCCGAGGGGCCGTACCGGGACGTCTGGGTGCAGCCGGCGGCCGGCGACTCCGGCACCGCGCTGGGCGCCGCCCTGCACGTCGCCGGCGCCCTCGGCGACCGGGCGACGCCGATGAGCGGGGCGGACCTCGGCCGCGGCTGGTCGGACGAGGAACTGGAGGCCGAACTGCGCCGGGCGGCGCTGCCGTACTTCCGGCCGGACTCGATCGCCGCCGAGGCGGCCCGGGTGCTCGCCGACAACGGCATCGTCGCCTGGTACCAGGGGCGCAGCGAGTACGGACCGCGCGCCCTCGGACACCGCTCGCTGCTGGCCCACCCCGGCGACCCGGCGACCACCGCCCGGATGAACGACGTCAAGGGGCGGGAGCAGTTCCGCCCGATCGCGCCGATGGTCCGCGCCGAACGCTTCGCCGACATCTTCGACGGGGTCTTCCCCAGCCGGTACATGCTCTTCGTGCACCGGGTGAAGCCGGAGTGGCGCGACCGCATCCCGGCGGTCACCCACGTCGACGGCACCGCCCGGGTGCAGACCGTGCACACCGACACCGAGCCGCTCGTCGCCGAGCTGCTGGCCGAGTTCGAACGGCTCACCGGGCTGCCGGTGGTGGTGAACACGTCGCTCAACACCGCCGGCCGACCCATGGTGGACACCCCGCGCGAGGCGATGGAGCTGTTCGGCTCCGCCCCGGTGGAGTTGCTGGCCCTCGGCCCGTTCGCGGTGCGCCGCGGCGCGCTCGGCGGTGGCCGATGA
- a CDS encoding HAD-IIIA family hydrolase: protein MFTSPAPGNWSAMNGGAAITHGLFDAVLLDRDGTLIEDVPYNGDPEKVRLLPGAREALDRLRAAGLRLGVVTNQSGLAKGLFTADQMRAVHARVEELLGPFDDWQICPHDDGDGCGCRKPAPGMVHAAAAALGTSPARCVLVGDIGRDMAAALAAGATGVLVPTPVTRPEEVAAAPHVAPDLPAAVDEILRRQAAVRPTAPRRAGTVLVVRSDSAGDVLVTGPAIRAVAAGARRVVLLCGPRGRAAADLLPGVDEIVQWSLPWIDGDPAPVDPDDIRALTARLTAVGADEAVVFTSFHQSALPLALLLRLAGVGRISAISDDYPGSLLDVRHRVPVGVPEPERALSLAAAAGFGLPVGEEPTLRVEAPATALPDRPYVVVHPGASVPARACPPERWVEIVARLTASGYRVVVTGGPVETVLTSRVAAAGGTDLGGRTGLAELAGVIAGASCVVVGNTGPAHLAAAVGVPVVSLFAPTVPFGQWAPYRVPLVRLGDATAPCRDSRATRCPVPGHPCLTAGVDPAEVVAAVRLLTTGIRR, encoded by the coding sequence ATGTTTACCTCTCCTGCCCCGGGCAACTGGTCTGCCATGAACGGGGGCGCGGCGATCACGCACGGCCTCTTCGACGCGGTGCTGCTCGACCGGGACGGCACGCTGATCGAGGACGTGCCCTACAACGGCGACCCGGAGAAGGTGCGTCTGCTGCCCGGGGCGCGTGAGGCGCTGGACCGGCTGCGCGCCGCCGGCCTGCGCCTGGGCGTCGTCACCAACCAGTCCGGCCTGGCGAAGGGGCTCTTCACCGCCGACCAGATGCGGGCGGTGCACGCCCGCGTCGAGGAGCTGCTCGGCCCGTTCGACGACTGGCAGATCTGCCCGCACGACGACGGCGACGGCTGCGGCTGCCGCAAGCCCGCGCCGGGGATGGTCCACGCGGCCGCCGCCGCGCTCGGCACCTCCCCCGCACGCTGCGTGCTGGTCGGCGACATCGGGCGGGACATGGCCGCCGCGCTCGCCGCCGGCGCCACCGGCGTGCTGGTGCCCACCCCGGTCACCCGGCCCGAGGAGGTTGCCGCCGCCCCGCACGTCGCCCCGGACCTGCCCGCGGCCGTCGACGAGATCCTGCGCCGGCAGGCCGCCGTCCGGCCCACCGCGCCGCGCCGCGCCGGCACCGTCCTGGTGGTACGCAGCGACTCCGCCGGCGACGTGCTGGTCACCGGCCCGGCGATCCGGGCCGTCGCGGCCGGGGCGCGGCGGGTCGTGCTGCTCTGCGGCCCCCGGGGCCGGGCCGCCGCCGACCTGCTCCCCGGCGTCGACGAGATCGTTCAGTGGTCGCTGCCCTGGATCGACGGCGATCCCGCGCCCGTCGACCCGGACGACATCCGCGCGCTGACCGCCCGGCTCACGGCCGTCGGCGCCGACGAGGCGGTCGTCTTCACCTCCTTCCACCAGTCGGCGCTCCCCCTCGCGCTGCTGCTGCGGCTGGCCGGGGTGGGCCGGATCAGCGCGATCAGCGACGACTACCCCGGTTCGCTGCTGGACGTGCGGCACCGGGTGCCGGTCGGCGTGCCGGAGCCGGAGCGGGCGCTCTCCCTCGCCGCCGCCGCCGGGTTCGGCCTGCCCGTCGGCGAGGAGCCGACGCTGCGCGTCGAGGCGCCCGCGACCGCACTTCCCGACCGCCCGTACGTGGTGGTGCACCCCGGGGCGTCGGTGCCGGCCCGGGCCTGCCCGCCCGAGCGGTGGGTGGAGATCGTGGCCAGGCTTACCGCGAGCGGCTATCGGGTAGTGGTCACCGGGGGGCCGGTCGAGACCGTGCTGACCTCCCGGGTCGCCGCCGCCGGTGGCACCGACCTCGGCGGGCGCACCGGCCTGGCGGAGCTGGCCGGAGTCATCGCCGGAGCGAGCTGCGTGGTGGTCGGCAACACCGGCCCCGCCCACCTCGCCGCCGCCGTCGGCGTACCCGTCGTCAGCCTCTTCGCCCCCACCGTCCCCTTCGGCCAGTGGGCGCCCTACCGGGTACCGCTGGTCCGCCTCGGCGACGCCACCGCGCCCTGCCGGGACAGCCGGGCCACCCGCTGCCCGGTACCCGGCCACCCCTGCCTCACCGCGGGGGTCGACCCGGCCGAGGTGGTCGCCGCGGTCCGCCTGCTCACCACCGGAATCCGACGCTGA
- a CDS encoding glycosyltransferase, which translates to MNVLLWHVHGSWTTSFVHGRHRYLVPVTPDRGPYGLGRARTYPWPASAVEMTPEELADADVDVVVLQRPEELELAERWLRRRPGRDVPAIYVEHNTPKGDVPSTRHPMADRDDLLLTHVTHFNELFWDNGGTRTAVVEHGIVPPRVEWTGELDRLAVVTNEPIRRWRVTGTDLMPRFAEVAPLDVFGMGVTGLADRLGLPGQRLASHDDLPQDVMHTEVARRRAYLHLCRWTSLGLSLIEAMTIGMPVVALATTEAVDAVPPDAGVLSTRVDTLVEAARWLTEDRDAAYRLGARAREVTKERFGLDRFLADWDRILEEETCASR; encoded by the coding sequence ATGAACGTCCTGCTGTGGCATGTGCACGGCTCCTGGACCACGTCCTTCGTGCACGGCAGGCACCGCTACCTGGTGCCGGTCACCCCCGACCGCGGCCCGTACGGGCTGGGCCGGGCCCGCACCTACCCGTGGCCGGCGAGCGCGGTCGAAATGACCCCCGAGGAACTGGCCGACGCCGACGTGGACGTGGTCGTGCTGCAACGCCCCGAGGAGCTGGAGCTGGCCGAGCGCTGGCTGCGCCGGCGGCCGGGGCGGGACGTGCCGGCGATCTACGTCGAACACAACACCCCCAAGGGCGACGTGCCCAGCACCCGCCACCCGATGGCCGACCGGGACGACCTGCTGCTCACCCACGTCACCCACTTCAACGAGTTGTTCTGGGACAACGGCGGCACCCGCACCGCCGTCGTCGAGCACGGCATCGTGCCGCCGAGGGTGGAGTGGACCGGCGAGCTGGACCGGCTCGCCGTGGTGACGAACGAGCCCATCCGGCGCTGGCGGGTCACCGGCACCGACCTGATGCCCCGCTTCGCCGAGGTCGCCCCGCTGGACGTCTTCGGCATGGGGGTGACCGGGCTGGCCGACCGGCTCGGGCTGCCCGGGCAGCGCCTGGCCAGCCACGACGACCTGCCGCAGGACGTCATGCACACGGAGGTGGCCCGGCGGCGGGCGTACCTGCACCTGTGCCGGTGGACGTCGCTGGGGCTGAGCCTGATCGAGGCGATGACGATCGGCATGCCCGTCGTCGCGCTGGCCACCACCGAGGCCGTGGACGCGGTGCCGCCCGACGCCGGAGTGCTCTCCACCCGGGTCGACACGCTCGTCGAGGCGGCCCGCTGGCTGACGGAGGACCGCGACGCCGCGTACCGGTTGGGTGCGCGGGCGCGGGAGGTGACGAAGGAACGCTTCGGGCTCGACCGGTTCCTCGCGGATTGGGACCGGATCCTTGAGGAGGAAACATGCGCATCGCGATGA